TGTTGCTGCTTGGCTGGTAATGCTACTGGCACGCAGTGTTTAGAGGCCTGAGATACTGCTAAACAtgctacaatgcacaggacagcttcCATAGCAAGGAATCATCCAGCCCCAAATATTGATAATGCCAAAGTTGAGAAATTCTGCCTACATCAAAATCTCTTTCTTCCTAGGAGCACTGAGCTTTATGACTTAGTCATAATGGAGGACAGCATATAGGAAGAGAAACTAGCTTAATAGTACAGGAACAAAAAACTGGAACATCataaaaaattatctctttttctGTAACAATAGCTGAAATTTACTTAGGACTTGCCATTTGCATTCTCTGTGCTGGAGCTTTACCATATTATTCTATTTAATCCTTTTGTCACCTGCCTGAGTCATGCATTGTTTTAGGACCACGGAGAAGTGGAAGTGCATGGAGGTTGAGCATTTTTCTCAAGATCATCCTCTATTGAAGGTGGCACCAGCGTTTGAACCCAGTCAGGGAAATTTCAGAGTCCACATTATTAAGTACCCTGTTCCGTTGTCCTTGATCACACTTGTCCAGGAACAGGGTCATTCTTGTTGTCATTGGGAGGATGACATGCTACAGAGAAGCTTTCTCAGAGCCCTCTTCATGTCTCTGTTCCTCAGGCTGTAGATGAAGGGGTTCATCATGGGAGTGACCACGGTATACAGGACTGAGGCGAACATCCCTGTCTCAGAGGCATGTGTCCAGGTGGAACTGAGGTAGACCCCCAGACAGGTTCCGTAGAATAAGAAGACCACGGAGAGGTGAGACCCACAGGTGGAGAATGCTTTATACTTTCCTCCCACTGTTGAGATCTTCAATACAGAAGAGACAATTCGAGAATAAGAGAAAAGGATCCCAGCGAGAGGAAAAAAGCCCATAACGCCTGTCACAATATATAATACGACATTATTGGTGAAGGTATTAGAGCAGGCAAGCTTTAGGACTTCAGGGAGTTCACAGAAATAGTGTGGGATTTCAACGACTGCACAGAAAGAGAGTCGCAACATGGTTAAACTCTCAGGAAGGGCCCCCAGAACACTGATGAGCCAGGTCAGGGCGAGTAACTGGGCACAGAGCTGAGGATTCATGATGACTGTGTAGTGCAGGGGATGACAGACAGCCACAAAACGGTCATAGGCCATTGCAGTCAGAAGTAAATTGTCCAAAAGTCCAAAAACTGTGAAAAAATACATCTGTGTGATGCAGCCTGCATAGGTAATGACTTTGTTCTGAGTCTGGATGCTCAGCAACATTTTTGGGATGGTGGTTGAGGTGAAACAGATATCTGAAAAGGACAGGTTGGAGAGGAAAAAGTACATAGGGGTGTGGAGGTGGGAGTCTGAGCTGATGGCCAGGATGATGAGCAGGTTCCCAAAGACAGTGACCAGGTACAAAGACAGGAACAGCCCAAAGAGAACAGACTGAATTTCTGGCTTCTCAGAAAATCCCAGGAGGAGAAACACTGGAAGCCCTGAGTGGTTTCTCAATTCCATGTAAAAGAGTGTCTGTCAAGAACACAAGAAGCAAGACTAAGTCAATGACCAACAAACAACTCAGAAGCATAATCATCTTTACCTTGAGCCTGATATTGAGGAGAGAATTATTTGCTTAATGGTTTCTTCTCTCTTGTTTGTCATTTTGGGGTTTCCAGATGCTGTCAAATTCCCCCGTGTTGCCACCACCATCTGGAAAACCTATATGAAAAGCTGATTTTGCACTCAGAGCTGACCTCAATTGTTCAACTGTACTGACACCTGATCACTTAACCTTAGCCTTCTTAGATATCTTTGAATTAATTCAtgctttacttttaaatataataaaagaatattttctttataataaaaaaataggttttattatcattttaataatgcaaaataaaaagtgtttggatt
The nucleotide sequence above comes from Canis aureus isolate CA01 chromosome 19, VMU_Caureus_v.1.0, whole genome shotgun sequence. Encoded proteins:
- the LOC144289322 gene encoding olfactory receptor 7C1-like, with product MELRNHSGLPVFLLLGFSEKPEIQSVLFGLFLSLYLVTVFGNLLIILAISSDSHLHTPMYFFLSNLSFSDICFTSTTIPKMLLSIQTQNKVITYAGCITQMYFFTVFGLLDNLLLTAMAYDRFVAVCHPLHYTVIMNPQLCAQLLALTWLISVLGALPESLTMLRLSFCAVVEIPHYFCELPEVLKLACSNTFTNNVVLYIVTGVMGFFPLAGILFSYSRIVSSVLKISTVGGKYKAFSTCGSHLSVVFLFYGTCLGVYLSSTWTHASETGMFASVLYTVVTPMMNPFIYSLRNRDMKRALRKLLCSMSSSQ